A genomic stretch from Chryseobacterium sp. SNU WT5 includes:
- a CDS encoding SRPBCC domain-containing protein, protein MNSKIVFNKDVNSATIYLMKVFSIDVSALWDHFTTADLLDQWWIPKPSKCQTIAMNFEQEGSWNYAIIAGNDQKQFAGVKYHEINFHRSFDWSHFVTDEAGNIDRSLPSANWLIGFTGVEEGSKLTINIHFPNGREMDKVLQMDFEKQIQSSLNQLEDLLDKKD, encoded by the coding sequence ATGAATTCTAAAATAGTTTTTAATAAAGATGTCAATTCCGCCACAATTTATCTGATGAAAGTTTTTTCTATAGACGTTTCAGCATTGTGGGATCATTTTACGACCGCGGATTTACTCGATCAGTGGTGGATTCCTAAGCCTTCAAAATGCCAAACAATAGCAATGAATTTTGAGCAGGAAGGAAGTTGGAATTACGCAATCATTGCAGGTAATGACCAAAAACAATTCGCAGGGGTAAAATACCATGAAATTAATTTCCATAGAAGTTTCGACTGGAGTCATTTCGTCACTGATGAAGCGGGAAACATCGATAGAAGTTTACCTTCTGCCAATTGGTTAATTGGTTTCACTGGTGTTGAAGAGGGAAGCAAACTCACGATCAACATCCATTTTCCTAATGGCCGTGAAATGGACAAGGTATTGCAAATGGATTTTGAGAAACAAATTCAATCTTCCTTAAACCAACTCGAAGATTTATTAGACAAGAAAGACTGA
- a CDS encoding S9 family peptidase translates to MIAPQAKKINKVIEIHGDQRNDPYFWLKEREDPEVLNYLNAENAYAEFLMKDTEEFQQLLFDEMKARYKKDDESLPYFFNEYWYIVKFEEGKEHPLFTRKFLNLEATEELLLDVNVLAEGQKFFEVGSVAVSPNNSLVSYSSDNMGRRIYQLNFKNLVTGELLQDQIPNTTGKVVWANDNEHVFYIRKDESLRAFQVYLHQLGTDSSQDVMVFHENDDSFDVNVFKTKSLEYIFISSSSTISDEQRFIPADNVLADWKIIQPRIDDVEYSVEHYKDEFYIITNADDSFNFKIVKTKVATPGIENWKDVIPHRDEVLMEGFEIFNNFLVLEERSEGLLQIKIIDTQNNTSHFLPFSDPTYTAYIGLNLEFDTEKLRFGYTSLTQPSSTFEYDMRERTTTLLKEQEVLGEDFSSLNYISERVWATARDGKQVPISLVYHKDTPKSAETPLLLYGYGSYGHTVDASFSNVRLSLLNRGFIYAIAHIRGGEYMGREWYEDGKMLNKRNTFFDFIDAAKYLIAENFTSRNHLYAMGGSAGGLLMGVIINEEPELFNGIVAQVPFVDVVTTMLDETIPLTTGEFDEWGNPKDEVYYHYIKSYSPYDNIEAKDYPHMLITTGLHDSQVQYWEPAKWTAKLRELKTDNNLLIFKTDMSSGHGGASGRFESLKEDALEYAFLMKLENKI, encoded by the coding sequence ATGATTGCACCTCAAGCAAAAAAAATAAATAAGGTTATAGAAATACATGGAGACCAAAGAAATGATCCGTATTTCTGGTTAAAAGAAAGAGAAGATCCAGAGGTTTTAAATTACTTGAATGCAGAAAATGCATACGCGGAATTTCTGATGAAGGATACTGAAGAATTTCAACAATTACTTTTTGATGAGATGAAAGCTCGTTATAAAAAGGATGATGAATCTTTACCTTATTTCTTCAATGAATATTGGTATATCGTAAAATTTGAAGAAGGTAAAGAACATCCCTTATTTACGAGGAAATTTCTAAATTTAGAGGCTACAGAAGAGCTTTTACTCGATGTAAATGTTTTAGCGGAAGGACAAAAGTTCTTTGAGGTCGGAAGTGTAGCGGTTTCACCAAATAATAGTTTGGTAAGTTATTCTTCTGATAATATGGGGAGAAGAATTTATCAACTCAATTTTAAAAACCTCGTAACAGGTGAGTTGCTTCAAGATCAAATACCGAATACAACCGGAAAAGTAGTTTGGGCGAATGATAATGAACATGTTTTTTATATCAGAAAGGACGAAAGCTTGCGTGCATTTCAGGTTTACCTGCACCAACTAGGCACCGATTCTTCTCAAGATGTCATGGTTTTTCATGAAAATGATGATTCTTTCGATGTGAATGTGTTCAAAACTAAGTCACTCGAATATATATTTATTTCAAGTTCCAGTACAATTTCAGACGAACAGCGATTTATTCCGGCCGACAATGTGCTTGCAGACTGGAAAATCATTCAGCCTAGAATCGATGATGTAGAATATTCTGTTGAACACTATAAAGATGAGTTCTATATTATCACTAACGCCGATGATTCTTTTAACTTTAAAATTGTAAAAACCAAAGTAGCTACTCCGGGAATTGAAAACTGGAAAGATGTTATTCCACACAGAGACGAAGTCCTTATGGAAGGTTTTGAAATATTTAATAATTTTCTCGTACTGGAAGAGCGTTCGGAAGGACTTTTGCAAATTAAGATCATTGACACCCAAAACAATACTTCTCATTTCTTGCCCTTTTCCGATCCAACCTACACCGCATATATTGGTTTAAATTTAGAATTTGATACCGAGAAATTACGTTTCGGCTACACTTCTTTAACTCAACCAAGTTCGACTTTCGAATATGACATGAGAGAAAGAACGACTACCCTTTTGAAGGAGCAAGAAGTTTTAGGAGAAGATTTTTCTTCATTAAATTATATTTCTGAAAGGGTCTGGGCAACCGCTCGCGATGGAAAACAAGTTCCAATTTCACTGGTTTATCATAAAGACACGCCTAAATCAGCAGAAACACCTTTGTTGCTTTACGGATACGGAAGCTATGGACATACTGTTGATGCAAGCTTTTCAAATGTTCGTCTTTCACTTTTAAATCGTGGATTTATCTATGCAATTGCACATATTCGAGGCGGAGAATACATGGGGCGAGAGTGGTATGAAGATGGTAAAATGCTGAATAAGAGAAATACATTTTTTGATTTTATTGATGCTGCCAAGTATTTAATAGCTGAAAACTTCACATCAAGAAATCATTTATATGCAATGGGCGGTAGTGCTGGTGGACTTTTAATGGGAGTTATCATAAATGAAGAACCTGAGCTTTTTAATGGAATTGTAGCACAGGTCCCGTTTGTTGATGTAGTAACTACGATGTTAGATGAGACAATTCCTTTAACTACGGGCGAGTTTGATGAATGGGGTAATCCTAAAGATGAAGTGTACTACCATTATATAAAATCTTATTCACCATACGATAATATTGAAGCTAAAGATTATCCGCACATGCTGATTACTACTGGTTTGCACGATTCTCAAGTCCAATATTGGGAGCCTGCAAAATGGACTGCCAAACTGCGTGAATTGAAAACAGATAATAATCTGTTGATTTTCAAAACAGATATGAGTTCTGGTCACGGGGGCGCAAGCGGAAGATTTGAATCTTTAAAAGAAGATGCTTTGGAATATGCCTTTTTAATGAAATTAGAAAATAAAATTTAA